A window of the Hordeum vulgare subsp. vulgare chromosome 5H, MorexV3_pseudomolecules_assembly, whole genome shotgun sequence genome harbors these coding sequences:
- the LOC123395183 gene encoding protein BCCIP homolog, whose amino-acid sequence MPAGRKRPAPAPFAGFSTFARSLLFSPASGFSRLPLTNAPAAKPHQETAGMRPPASKRAKQAEPSSDEEEERPSSDAEADSDGDGDSDSDSDSSLECSSSDDDDDASQEMETVQADFAFFDPKPTDFHGVRLLLKTYLDSKPWDLTGFVDLVLEQTTVGTVVKMAEDEDGEANGGDKSDEGDDDDEDLFGLITVLNLGRYGESRCIKDLKEYLLAVCGDKDTKKKLKSLLEEKASTVGLLVCRRFVNFPYEMVPKMYDSLFDEVSWATEDEPTQELQDSFRFKQYLFLVRILERKTPPKQKSKNNKDEDEPVIYPKLEDEILRELSTWSFTFPIRAEQSAQQELKNYKEMGLVMCVKADVIPKFRKKLEALVSE is encoded by the exons ATGCCCGCCGGCCGGAAGCGCCCAGCCCCAGCCCCCTTCGCCGGCTTCTCAACCTTCGCCCGATCCCTCCTCTTCTCCCCCGCCTCCGGCTTCTCCAGGCTGCCTCTCACCAACGCCCCCGCCGCCAAACCCCACCAAG AGACGGCCGGCATGCGGCCACCGGCGTCCAAGCGCGCGAAGCAGGCCGAGCCCTccagcgacgaggaggaggagcgccccAGCAGCGACGCCGAGGCGgacagcgacggcgacggcgacagcGACAGCGACAGCGACAGCTCTCTTGAGTGCtcgagcagcgacgacgacgacgacgcgtcGCAGGAG ATGGAGACGGTGCAGGCCGACTTCGCCTTCTTCGACCCCAAGCCCACCGACTTCCACGGCGTCAGGCTGCTGCTCAAGACCTACCTCGACTCCAAGCCCTGGGACCTCACCGGCTTCGTCGACCTCGTCCTGGAGCAGACCACCGTCGGCACCGTCGTCAAGATGGCCGAGGATGAGGATGGGGAAGCAAATGGGGGTGACAAGAGCGACGAgggcgacgacgatgatgaggacCTGTTCGGCCTCATTACCGTGCTCAATTTGGGAAGATATGGG GAGAGCCgttgcatcaaggatctgaaggaATATCTGCTTGCTGTTTGCGGCGACAAGGACACCAAGAAGAAGCTCAAGTCGCTGCTGGAAGAGAAGGCATCTACCGTCGGCCTGCTGGTGTGCCGGCGATTTGTGAATTTCCCCTATGAAATGGTGCCTAAGATgtatgattcactctttgacgagGTTTCCTGGGCGACAGAAGATGAG CCAACACAAGAACTCCAGGACTCCTTCCGGTTCAAGCAGTACCTGTTCCTTGTCAGAATCTTGGAG AGAAAAACTCCACCAAAGCAGAAATCAAAGAACAATAAAGATGAGGATGAACCTGTTATCTATCCGAAGTTGGAGGACGAAATATTACGTGAG CTTAGCACGTGGTCATTTACTTTCCCAATTCGCGCCGAACAGTCGGCACAGCAAGAG CTGAAGAACTACAAGGAGATGGGCCTGGTGATGTGCGTCAAAGCCGACGTGATCCCGAAGTTCCGCAAGAAGCTGGAGGCTTTGGTGTCGGAATAG